The stretch of DNA GAAGGCTCTATACCTACCTTTATAGAATATGCATTTTCTGGTACTACTTTAAAAATATCTTCATCTGTGAAATCATCACCAATAGCAAATATAAAATCCCATTTTTTCTTATTAAGCCAGTTGGAAGTTGCTTGCCCTTTATCTATGTTAATATTCTTAATTTCAATAATTTTATTACCTTCAAAAACTCCCACATTTAGATTAGATGTTAGGTGCATTAAAGCTGCTTTTAGTTCTCTGGATCTTATAGCTGCTAACTCGGGATCTACTTTTCTATAGTGCCAAACAAGGGAAAGTTCCTTATTTTCGATTAATGATCCGGGAGTTCTATCGACATACAATTCCAATAGGGGTAAGATTTTTTCTTTCCAATCCTCTCCTTCTGGTTCAGTCAAAATCCAATTACTTCCTTTTTCTTTAATTTGTCCGCCGTGTTCGGCTATCAGACTTAGATTAATATCTTTAAACCAACTCTCAAGAGTATTTTTATCGCGCCCACTTATTATGACAACATTGTTTTTAGAATCATTTGAAAGATTTTTTAGAATAGAAATTAATTCATTATCGGGCGATGCCTTATGAGGTGCGTTTGAAAAAGGGACTAAAGTTCCATCATAATCGAGCAAGAACAAACGATTTTCACTGTTTTTGTATCTATCTATCATGCTCTGTTTAGTTGAAGTTAGAATAAGTTTTACTTCAAGCGTTCTCTGTTCATTTTTTACTTCTTCAAGTTTTATCATAAAATCTTCTGCCCATCTTGTTACATTATATTTTTTTAATCTTTTTTGCATGATTCTATTTCTTTCAATCTGTTCATCAAGTGGCATTTCCAATGCTTTTCTAATCGCATCTGCAATTTCTTCTATATTATTTGGATTAACTATCAATGCTTCTCCAAGTTCAACTGAAGCACCGGCCATTTCGCTAAGAATAAGTACACCTTTTCCATCACTTTTCGAAGCGATGAACTCCTTAGCAATTAAATTCATTCCATCTCTTATGGGGGTTACTAATCCCACATCAGAAAGATTGTACAATGAAAGAAGAGAATAATACGAGATATACCGATATAGATATATAATTGGTGTCCAGTTTACTCTACCATATTTTCCGTTTATTTTTCCAACTCTTTCATCAATCTTGTTTTTAAGTTTTTCATAATGTTCAACTTTAGTCCTTGATGGAACTGTTACAAGTATTAATTCAACCTTCCCCCTATACATAGGATATTTATCAAGAAAATAGTCATACGCCTCTAGTCTTTGAAGAATTCCTTTTGTATAATCAAGTCTATCAATTGAGAAAATAATTTTATATTCTCCAATTTTTTCACGTATTTCATTTATTTTTTTCTGAACATTTGCATCTTTTACCATATTTGAGAATTTATCATACTCTATTCCCATAGGAAATGCATCTGCTTCAAAAAAACTTTTTCCTGTGAAGACCTTACCTGCAACATTTTCAAACCCTAATACCCTTAATACTCCAGATAAGAAATGTCTTGAATAATCAGATATATGAAACCCAATCAAATCAGCTTCAAGAAGTCCCTCAAGAATCTCTCTTCTCCAAGGTAACAGCCTATATATCTCAAAAGATGGGAATGGAATATGTAAGAAGAATCCTATTGAAGTTTGAGGCAATTTTTCTCTAATTAGTTTTGGAAGTAACATTAGGTGGTAGTCATGAAACCAAATTGTATCTTCAGTCTTTGCAATTTCACATACGGCTTCACAGAATTTCTCGTTTACGCTTTTATAAGCCTCCCAATTCTTTTTTACATATTCTGTATACTGTGTGAATCCATGAAAAAGTGGCCATAAAGTACTATTACAAAATCCGTTATAATATTGTTCAATGTCTTTCTTTGATAAGAAAACAGGGTAATTTTGATATTCTTCTAATAATTTTGACTTAATATATTTCTTTTCATCGATGTTTATTTTATCTGAAGAAAGGCCACACCAACCTATCCAAGCGCTATCATAGTTTGTATAGAAAGATGCAAGTCCTGTAGCAAGACCACCCACGCTGTGCTTAAAATTTAGATCTCCATTATTTTTTTCTATAGTTATAGGCAGTCTGTTTGAAACTATTAATAATCTTTTCATTTTACCAAATCTATATAATATAGTTTTTCTAGTTTAAATTATTAATTGAGATAAATTATATAAACATCAAAAATCAATATATTCTGATTGGAATTTTTAGGGATTATTGGGACGACATCTTGAGGTGAAATCTTGAAAAATAAATTTGGAATAGA from Methanofastidiosum sp. encodes:
- a CDS encoding bifunctional alpha,alpha-trehalose-phosphate synthase (UDP-forming)/trehalose-phosphatase encodes the protein MKRLLIVSNRLPITIEKNNGDLNFKHSVGGLATGLASFYTNYDSAWIGWCGLSSDKINIDEKKYIKSKLLEEYQNYPVFLSKKDIEQYYNGFCNSTLWPLFHGFTQYTEYVKKNWEAYKSVNEKFCEAVCEIAKTEDTIWFHDYHLMLLPKLIREKLPQTSIGFFLHIPFPSFEIYRLLPWRREILEGLLEADLIGFHISDYSRHFLSGVLRVLGFENVAGKVFTGKSFFEADAFPMGIEYDKFSNMVKDANVQKKINEIREKIGEYKIIFSIDRLDYTKGILQRLEAYDYFLDKYPMYRGKVELILVTVPSRTKVEHYEKLKNKIDERVGKINGKYGRVNWTPIIYLYRYISYYSLLSLYNLSDVGLVTPIRDGMNLIAKEFIASKSDGKGVLILSEMAGASVELGEALIVNPNNIEEIADAIRKALEMPLDEQIERNRIMQKRLKKYNVTRWAEDFMIKLEEVKNEQRTLEVKLILTSTKQSMIDRYKNSENRLFLLDYDGTLVPFSNAPHKASPDNELISILKNLSNDSKNNVVIISGRDKNTLESWFKDINLSLIAEHGGQIKEKGSNWILTEPEGEDWKEKILPLLELYVDRTPGSLIENKELSLVWHYRKVDPELAAIRSRELKAALMHLTSNLNVGVFEGNKIIEIKNINIDKGQATSNWLNKKKWDFIFAIGDDFTDEDIFKVVPENAYSIKVGIEPSQAKYNVKSPKEVRILLKELNSPISND